Below is a window of Candidatus Deferrimicrobiaceae bacterium DNA.
TCGTGCCGTGGAGAAATTGCTCCAGCGCCTTCATGAGCATCGGGCCCCGCCAGATGACCGGGGAGTCCTCCTCGAGCATGAACCCGATGGAGAGGACCTTGAGCCCGCCGGCATCCGCGGGGAGGATCATCCCGTTCTCGCCCATCAGCTGGTGCTTCGTCAGATTCAGCAGCGTCGGGACCGACGGTCCGTAGATGTCGGCGTCCAGAAGCCCCACCCGGGCCCCCGCCTTGTGGAGCGCCACCGCGATGTTCGCGCTGACCGTCGACTTGCCGACCCCCCCCTTCCCGGAGGCGACCGCCACGATGTTGCGCACCCCCTCCACGGGCCGTCTTCCCTCCATCGGGTCCTTCGCCGCCTTCACGTCCGCGGAGACCCGGACATCCACCGAGGAGACCCCGGGGACCGACAGCACCGCCTTCTCCACCGCCTCCTGCATCTCCGCCTTTTTCGGGCAGGCGGGCGTGGTGAGCACGAGGTCGAGGGAAACGTCCCCGCCGGATACGGCCACATTCCGGATCATGGAAAGACTCACCAGGTCCCTTCCCAGTTCCGGGTCCATCACGCCGGAGAGGGCCGACAGGATGGCTTCCCCGGTCGCGGCCGGCGGGCTTTCCTTCCTCTTGAACAGGGACATCGCATTCTCCTTTTGCTGCATCCTTTCTAAGCGATGATACCACCGGGAGAGACGCCCCGGGCTTGACCGGAGTCAAATTCTCCTTTTTTGATGAAGCGTTCCCCCCCCATCGATTATAGTCAGTAGGATGGCCCAATCGCCCTCGCGACAGATACGACGCGCCGCGGCGGTCATGATGGCGTCGGTATTCGTTAGCCGCATCCTCGGGTACGCGCGGGACGCGGTGATCGCCTACCAG
It encodes the following:
- a CDS encoding P-loop NTPase, producing MSLFKRKESPPAATGEAILSALSGVMDPELGRDLVSLSMIRNVAVSGGDVSLDLVLTTPACPKKAEMQEAVEKAVLSVPGVSSVDVRVSADVKAAKDPMEGRRPVEGVRNIVAVASGKGGVGKSTVSANIAVALHKAGARVGLLDADIYGPSVPTLLNLTKHQLMGENGMILPADAGGLKVLSIGFMLEEDSPVIWRGPMLMKALEQFLHGT